The genomic window GTGTCGACGTCCCAGATGATCTCGCCGCTCTTGGCGGCATAGGCCCGCAGGTGGCCGTCCAGTCCGCCGGAGAACACAACACCAGGAATGGCGGTTACCGCAGCCGACTGCGCAGGGCTGCATCCCGGCCGATCTCCGCAGCCCGGATGTGCCGTGTGCCAGACGATCTCGCCCGTCGCCTGGTTCATCGCATACAGCCCGCCGCCCTGACTTGGATCGAGCTTCATGGGTAGCCCGAAGACCGATTTCTGCGCGCCGGCGGCGGCCGGCGGTACGGCCTTCATGCCGACATCCGACACCGCGACATAGACGTTCGCATCATCCGCAGCCGAGCCCCATTGCACGCCGCCGAGCGTGCTGCCGAGCCCCACCCGGCGCTGCCAGATGATGGCTCCATCGCGGTCCGGATCGAGCGCGTACACCATGCCGGATTTCTGGCCGGCAATGAGCGCACGACGTCCGTCAGGTAGATCGACCAGCATCGGAGAGGAGCCGAAATCGAAATCGGGACCCTTGGTGCCGGGGCAGTTAGCGCGATACTGGCTGCTGCACGCGACGTTGTAGGCATCACCCTCGGTCAGCTGCCGCGACCAGGCGAGCCGTCCGGTGCCCAGATCGAAGGCCACAAACGCGTCGGAGGTCGTGGAAGCCGGGTCCAGATAACTGTCGCCCGTCGTCGCGTAGATCCGACTTGTCTTGAGGTCGACGGTCGGCGACGACCAGATGGCGCCGCCAGAGGGTCCGAAGAGTTGGACGCCGATCTCGTTGAGGCGGATTGGCTGGGCCGGCGGGCTGACATAGCCGCGCCACAGCACCTCGCCGGTCCTGGCGTCGAGCGCGGCGATCAGACCGCGGAAGGTGCAGCAAGAATAGCGTGGGTCGATCGCCAATACCTCTTCGACGGAGGAGACTGGCACATAAAGCACATTATTGACCAATGTCGGCGCGCCCGTGATCACGGCCCCCGCATGCGCATCGATACGTCGCCTCCACAGCAGCTTTCCGCTCTCGGCATCGAGCGCATAAGTCTCACCGCGTTGATCGCCGAAATAGGCGGTCGTGCCCCGCTCATCCTCGCCGATGGTGATCGCGGTGCGTACGCCGAAGCCGGCGTCGAACACCCAGCGCTGGCAGCCAAGTCTGGCATCCAGCGCATAGACCTTGCCGCCCGCACTGCCCACGAAGACCCGGCCGCCCCAAACCGTCGGCTGCGCGTAGGCTCTGGTATCGCCGGGAAAGCCGAACGCCCATTTGAGCTTCAGGCGCGGAACATCGTCCGGCGAAAGCTGGGCCATGGCAGCGGGTTGAAACCGGTGTTGAGCGATGTCGACGCCCCAGCCGTTCCAGCGCGGCAACGAAGCGTCCGCCAGCGCGGGGCCCCGCTCACCGCACGTGGAATCCGGCAGTGGTTGCTGCTGCTCCGGCGCTGTCCCGACGAGATAGCGAACGATGGCCTGAATTTCGCGTTGGCTCAGGTCGCGCCCCTGCTGGCTCATCATGCCGAACATCAAGGCAAAGCTCATCCGCTCAGGCCTGAATTGCCGCAGCGCGTTGGCGTCAGGCGCGCGTGCCACGCCACCCTCGTGGCACGATGCGCAGCGCGTGCGGTAGAGCGCCTCGCCACGCGAGTTTAGCGCCTCCTCCGCATGATCCGGAAGCACGCCAGTGAGCAATATGCCCACTCCAAGCAGGAGGCGTGCGGAGAGCGTGCATCCAGAGCGGCGCCTGGCCGTACCCGTCATTCTCGCCTCCCTCGCATAATTGAAGCGTGCTTCGGCAACAGAAGATCAGCGCGCGGTCGTCAACGCGTACCACGAATGAACAACCGAAGCGAGCTTGAGCGATCCAGGATTACCGGAGGCGGTCATCTCCCGATACGGTCCTGTGACGGGCCGCCCGCGCCGCGGCTTATCCGCTTGCCGCGGCGTCTGCCTCGTAGGCGCTTCGGGAAGTACCCGAAACGGCGGTTCTCGGGCGCAAACGGGACGTTGGCAGGAAGGGTGAGGGTCCGCAGAGAGCCAATTTCGGCGGATTCATCGGGACTTTAGGCGGATTGATGTCCGCGCTAGCGCGGCGTGATCTCATTGACGGCAGCAATCTGCAGCCCAGCCTCGTTCAGCGCTTCAGTGATCTGCTTGGCCAGCAGCTTGGCTTCTTCGGTTCCGATTTGGACGTCAGGATGTCCCTTGAAGAACGCGCAAACCGTCGTGGCGATGATGGTATTCACCTGGTGCGGATCATCCATTTTCTGCACGCGAAATTGCGAATGACGTCACCGGATCGCCGGTGCGTCAGCCTGCAGGACCGAGACGGTCATCGCAAGCCAAAGACGAAAGAATGGCCGCGATCACAACGACAAGCCCTATGAGGTAAATCAGGCCGTTCATCGCAATTCTCCTCTTCGACTTGATGACTTGAATTTATTCGAGGGTCGTGGGCGTATCCTTGGCATTACACTGCTGAACGGTCAGCTTCTCGATCTCCACTTCCTTCTCTATGGCCGTTAGAGAGTTGCCGATCTTGTCGACGATCCTGACCAGATCGGTATTGGAGATGCGAAGCCGCCTGCGTACGGACTTGACCTGCACTGCGTTCGTAAGATCGAGCGTTGTGCGAATGGGCCGTGGCGGTCTTGAGGACAGCATGAGTAGATCTCCTGACCGAGGTAAGAGCGACGATGTCTTTTTTGTTCCTATCGTCCGCCGACCGAAGGTCCCGAACGGCGATGAGTACGGCGAGGCGGCGATGGCAGCCGTCGCGGGCACCGCGGAGCCAGCTACGACAGGTTGAGATGGCCGACCTTATCCGCGCGGCGTAGCGCCATGGCCCGCTACCGCGCCGCGAACGGTTTCGAGGGTGGCGCGTTGCAACGCGGCTCGCCTCTCGGCAATGGCGTTGCTCAAGAGGTCGAGCACCAGCTCAAATGCCGCCAGCTCCTCCCCCTCGATAGCGCCGTCATCGTAGCACTCGAGCGTTTCAGCGATGATGGCGTCGGCCTCACGCTGCAGGGCCAGAAGCTCCTGATTGGATTCCGCGGTCCGCGCGCTGGACACCATGGCCAGGATTCTCTTGCGATGGCTGGTATTGTCCTCCCTTTCGTCGCGGTTCAAATAGCGGCGCAACCAAGCGCCGGCCGAGCCGATTCCGGAGAGAAGCAGGAGCCCGAACCAGAAGTAATCGCCATACCGGTCGAGGAAGGTGCGTTCATTGCCGTCAATGACGGCCGCCGCTCCCCGATGGACCTGCAGCTCGGTGTCCTTCTCGAGGTCCGGCTTGGTGATGTGTGCAGCGCCGGGGGCCAGCCGCGCGATCGTCTGGCGAACGGCAAAGAGCTGCCGGAAAAAGGCGGCGACCGTCGTTTCGGACAAGGTCTTTCTCGCCACGATGAGATGGCTGACGCTGACCGTCTCGACTTTGTCATCCGGCCAAGCTGGATCCGCATTGAAGACGCTGGGCGGAATCTCCTCGGATTCATAGCGGGGATGCTTCAGGGCGATCGCTTCCGATGTCTCGATGGCGAGAAACTTCGGCTCGCCGCGTGCCCGCGCCGTTGCGACGACGGCCTCCGCTGTAATTTTGCTGTCGAGCGGCCCGACCGCCATGAATGCGTCGAGGGTGTGATCGCGTGCCAGCTCCTGGATCTGCTCAGTGCCAAAGTGCGTCACCGCGACCTTGTCCGCCTGCACTCCGGCGGCGCTCAGGATGACGCGCAGCAACGCGGCGTTCGCCGCGGTCCGCCCGATCACGCCGACACGGCGCCCTGCGAGATCGGCGACCTCCTTGATTTTCGGCGGGCCCTTTCTTTTCGAACTCTTGCCGGCAAGTCCAGACGGCGCCCACAGCACAACGAAGTTCTTGCGCAAGACGGCGACGGTCTGCGCCGCGGCGGGCATTTCCAGATCGCCCCGGCCGACGGCAAGGTCCGCCTTGCCGGCCCCAAGCAGGGCGAGAGACTCCACCGCCCCTTCGGTTTTGATCGGAGCCAGCCTGATCGTTCGGCTTTCGCTGCCGAAGGCATCGGCCATCGCCTGAATGACTTTGTGGTCGTCGCTGCCCGGCGGTCCAACGGCGATCCTGAGAACGTCCGGCCGCAACGCATAATAGAGTGCACCCGCTGCGGCGCCAAAAACAAGAAATCCAACGGCGAGGACCAACAGTAAGGAATTGCTCCTTCTCCGCTCTCGGCGGGCCGCGTCACTGGTCGTCTGACTTGGACTCTCGGACGAGGACATTGCCGCTGCCGCCGCAGATCGAGGCGCCTCCCGCTTGGCAGGATACCACGTTTTCCCGAGCATAACGTCTTGGCGGCCGTCCTGGTTCACAACCGTCCGAGGCCTGAACGCCTGCCAAGCGCGCCGTCGTGACGGCCGGCACTCGGCAAGCGTCATGCTGATGGCCGGCTGCCTGCACCTGGTCATTCGCGCGGTGATCCAGAGAAGCCACATTCCGGAATGAGGGGGTCCCGCTGCCGCCATTGGCGCCCGCCCCGCGATCATGTACGCCGATCCGAAATCTTCTCGGGACGGGACGCCCATGACGACCGCTGCCACGAAAGACGCGGGAGATGGCACCCGCGCCCTGATCTTTGCGCTGCTCGCGCTGGCCTGCGGGCACATGCTCTCGACCCTGCTGCGCACCATTCCGGCGGTCAGCCTCGACCTGATGGCGGCGGATTTCCATATCGAGCCGCAGGCGCTGGCCAGCCTCACCTCGGTCTATCCCTTCGCCTTTGCCGCGGCACAGATTCCGGTCGGCGCGGCGATGGATCGCTTCGGTGTGCGGCCGGTGGCGCTCAGCCTGCTCGCGGGAACCGTGATCGGCGCCATCGCGTCGGGGTTTGCGACCGGGCCTGCGAGCTTTGCGGTCGGGCAGGTGCTGCTCGGCGTTGCCACCTCGGGCATGCTGATGTGCCCGATGACTCTTGCCGCCAAGCAATTGTCGGCCGGCCGCTTCGGGCTATGGTCGGGCGCGATCCTCTCAATCGGCAATATCGGCATGCTGCTGTCGTCGAGCCCGCTCGCCTTCGTGGTCGACACTTGGGGCTGGCGCGCCGGGTTCTGGATCTCCGCAGCTGGCGGCATCGCGGTGGCGCTCGCCGTGTTCGCGCTGGTGCCGCACCAGGCGGCCGAGCACAAGGACGATTCCTCGCCGCTATCGCAGATGATCGAGGTGCTCCGGCTCGGACTGTCACGGCCCTTGCGCGGCCTGATCGCGCTGGCGCTGGTGTCGCTCGCGAGCTCGCTGGTGCTGCGCGGCCTGTGGGGCGGGCCGTGGCTGATGCAGGTCAAGGACCTGTCGCGGGTCGAGGCCGGCAACCAGCTCGGCGCGTTCACGCTGGCGATGATCGCCGGCCCTCTCTGCATCGGCATGATCGACCGCAGGCTGGGCCGCCGCCGCGCGCTGGTGGCGGCCTCGCATATGGTCGGGGCGCTGCTCCTGGCGCTGATGGCGTTGGGGGCGCCGCATTACGCGGTCTCCGTGCTGTTCGGCATGCCGATGATGCCGCCGCAATACGACCTCGTGCTGTTCGTGCTCATTGGCCTTGCGACCTCCGCGCAGCCGCTGCTGTTCGGCATGTCCCGGCAGCTAGTCGATGCGCAAACCGCGGGCAAGGCGCTCGCGGCCGTGAACCTCGCGTTCTTTCTCGGCGCGGCCTTGATGCAGTCGGTCACCGGTGCGGTGGCGGCACTCGCCGGGCTGCCGGCGGTGCTGCTGTTCATGGCTGCCATGCTGGCATTCGGTGTGCTGATCTTCTTGGCTTACACCTCGCCAAGTCCATAAAGCGCGATGAGATCAGAATGAATCGTCATCGCGCTGTAGGTTATTTGTTTGAGCATGATCTTTTCGGAAAACCGCTGCACACTTTTCCGGATCATGCTCTAGGATGACGCGCCCCGCCTGCCAAAGGAATCACTCATGCCCGTCGACACCAAGGCCGCCACCGACCGCCTCATGCGCTTCCTCTCCGTCGAGGGCGTGACGGGACAGGAGGCGGCGATCGGGCGAGAGCTCACGGCCGCGCTGAAGGAGAGTGGCGTGCCGGCGAAGGCGATCCGGCTCGACGATGCCAACACGCGCATTCCCGTGCCGACCGAGACCGGCAACCTCATCGTCGACCTGCCCGGCCGCGGCGCGCTGCACAACCAGCCGCGCATCATGTTCATGACCCACATGGACACCGTGCCGCTCTGCGCCGGCGCCAGACCTAAGAAATCGGGGCGCAAGATCGTCAACGAGGCCAAGACCGCGCTCGGCGGCGACAATCGCTGCGGCTGCGGCGTGCTGGTGACGCTGGCCGCGGAGCTCGAAAAGCAGAAGCTCGATCATCCGCCGATCACGCTCTTGTTCTGCGTGCGCGAGGAGAGCGGGCTCTATGGCGCGCGCCACGTCAAGCTCGACGAGCTCGGCGCGCCGGTGATGGCCTTCAACTATGACGGCGGCTCGGCCTCCAACGTCGTCGTCGGCGCGGTCGGCGCCGACCGCTGGACCGTCGAGATCTTCGGCCGCGCCTCGCATGCCGGCGTGGCGCCGGAGCGCGGCATCTCCGCGACCATGATCATGGCGCTGGCGCTCGCCGAGGTGAAGGCGGGCGGCTGGTTCGGCAAGGTGGTGAAGGGCAAGCAGCAAGGCACCAGCAATGTCGGCCCCGTCACCGGCGGCGAGGGCCGCCCGGCGGGCGATGCCACCAATGTCGTCACCGACTACGTGCATGTGCGCGGCGAATGCCGCAGCCATGACGGGAAGTTCTTCAAGGAGATCACCAAGGCCTACAAGGCCGCGTTCGAGAAGGCCGCCAAGAAAGTCACCAACGCGCAAGGCAAATCCGGCAAGGTCAAGTTCAAGGCGCAGACCGACTATTATCCATTCCGCATGAAGGAGAGCCTGCCCGTGGTCCAACGCGCGATCGCGGCGGTCTCTGCCGTAGGTGGAACTCCGAACGTCCGCGCCGCCAATGGCGGCCTGGATGCCAACTGGATGGTCCGCCACGGCATTCCGACCGTGACCTTCGGCGCAGGGCAGAACGAGGCGCACACGATCGACGAATGGATCAATCTCGACGAATATGACCGCGCCTGCGCGCTGGCGCTTCAGCTCGCGACGATGCGGTGACCCGCCCTGCACGGTGCGCGCTTGCCCGCCGGTGCGCACCGTCCTAGCCTGCAAAGAAAACGCAGGAAGGAACCATGGCGCGCATCGCAACGACCGAGACCGGACTCTACCGGATCCCCCTCCCCATCACGCTCTCCGACTCCACCCATGGCGAGATCGCCGCGTTCGAGCTGATCACCTGCCGCATCCGTGATGCCGACGGCGCCGAGGGCGTCGGCTACACCTACACCGTCGGGCGCAATGGCGGCGCCGTCGCCAACATCCTCAAGCGCGAGATCCCCGTACTGATCGAGGGACGCGAGGCCGACGACACCGAAGCGATCTGGCATCACCTCTGGTGGGCGCTGCATTATGGCGGCCGCGGCGGGCCGGTGGTGCTGGCGCTGTCCGCGCTCGACATCGCGCTGTGGGACCTGAAGGCGCGGCGCGCCAAGCTGCCGCTGTTCCGCCTGCTCGGCGGTTTTGACGCGGCCGTGCCGTGCTATGCCGGCGGCATCGACCTCGATCTCTCCGTCGACGCGCTGCTCAAGCAGACCGACGGCAATCTCGCCAAAGGATTTCGCGCCATCAAGATGAAGGTCGGCCGGCCCGACCTGAAATCCGACGTCGCGCGCGTCTCCGCAATGCGGCAGCATCTCGGCGATGGTTTTCCGCTGATGGCGGATGCCAACATGAAATGGACCGTCGAGGAGGCCATCCGTGCCGCCCGCGCTTTCGTTCCTTATGACCTCACCTGGCTCGAGGAGCCGATCATTCCCGATGACGTCGCAGGCCACGCGCGGATCATGCAGGCCGGTGGCGTGCCGATCGCGGCCGGCGAGAATCTGCGTTCGCTGTGGGAGTTCAAGAACTACATCGCCAGTGGCGCGGTGTCCTATCCCGAACCCGACGTCACCAATTGCGGCGGCGTGAGTGCGTTCATGAAGATCGCGCGGCTGGCCGAAGCCTTCAACCTGCCGGTCACCAGCCACGGTGCGCACGACATCACCGTGCATCTGCTCGCGGCCTGCCCGAACCGCTCCTATCTGGAGGCGCATGGTTTCGGGCTGGACAAATATATCGAGCACCCGCTGGTGCTGAAGGACGGCATGGCGCTGGCGCCGGACCGGCCCGGCCACGGCATCGGTTTTGACTGGAACGGGCTGGCGAAGCTGGCGGGGTAGCGTTCAATCGTGGCCGCGAACGAGGTGCGCTCCCTCTCCCGCTTGCGGGAGAGGGTTGGGGAGAGGGTATCTCCGCAACGGGACAATCTCCGAGGCGAAAGAACCCTCACCCGGCGCTACGCGCCGACCTCTCCCGCAAGCGGGAGAGGTAAGTGGGGCCGCGGCAAGATTGGGCTCATCGGCCGTCATCAGACTGATCGTTGCTGCACGCGTGCTATTCTCGTCTGCTGGATGCACAGGTCGCAGACTTCGATATGATAGCCGCAACCGACATCACCCAAGAGCTTCTATCTTGACACCCGAGCTGCACCAGAAACTGACCGCGTGGCGCCAGCACCTGCATGCGCATCCCGAATTGTCCCTCCAGGAGAAGGCCACCGCCGCTTTCGTGCAGGACCGGCTCACCGAGCTCGGCATTCCCTTCGTCTCAGGCATCGGCGGGCACGGCATCGTCGCGACCTTGGTGCGCGGGCATGCGCAGAGGCGCGTCGGCCTGCGCGCCGACATGGATGCGCTGCCGATCACCGAGGACACCGGCCTGCCCTACGCCTCGACAACGCCAGGCGTGATGCATGCCTGCGGCCATGACGGACACACCGCCTCGCTGCTCGGCGCGGCGGCGCTGCTCGCCGCCGACACCGATTGGAGCGGCACGGTCGATTTCATCTTCCAGCCGGCCGAGGAAGGCTTTGGCGGCTCCCGCGCGATGGTCGCGGCCGGGCTGTTCGACCGCTTTCCGATGGAACGGGTGTTCGGCTTTCACAACTGGCCGGGCCTTGCCGCCGGCAGCATCGCGGTCCATGACGGCGTCGTCATGGCCTCCGGCGGGCGCATCACCATCACCATCGAGGGCCATGCCGGGCATGCCGGCATGCCGCATCTGACGCGCGATCCGGTGATGGCGGCCGGCCATCTGATCGTGGCGCTGCAATCGATCGTGGCGCGCGGCGTCGATCCGCTCGACACTGCCGTGCTCTCGCTGTGCACGATCGAAGGCGGCACCGCGCCGAACCAGATCGCCGGACGCGTCACGATCCGCGGCACGCTGCGGTATCACCGCGACGCGGTCAAGGACACCATCCTCGACGGGATCGAGCGCAGCTGCGCTGGCATCGCGACCAGCTTTGGCGTCAAGGTCACACCCGAGATCGTCATGGGTGTCGGCGTGGTGATCAACACGCCGGCGGAAGCGGGCCTCGCCCGCATCGCCGCAGAGAAGGTGCAGGCTCCGGTGCGGCGCGACCTCGCACCCAGCATGGCCGGTGAGGATTTTGCGTTCTACCTCCAGCAGCGTCCGGGCGCCTTCGTCTGGATCGGCAACGGGGACTTGCGCGACGGCGCGGAGCTGCACGGCCCGCGCTATGATTTCAACGACGCGATCCTCCCGGTCGCATCGAGCTGGATGGCCGAGGTCGCCAAGACGGCGCTGGCGTCGAACTAGAGCGCAATGAGATTGAGTTTCTCCCTCTCCCGCTTGCGGGAGAGGGCTGGGGAGAGGGTGTCTCCCCAATGGGACACTTCCGATGAGGAAACAGCCCTCACCCGGCGCTTCGCCGTAGCCGAGGCTCTGCCTCGGCGTCTTTTGAGATGACGACCGCCGAAGGCGGCCACGCCTCTCCCGCAAGCGGGAGAGGTTTACGGAGCCGGCGGCGCTTCAAGTGATTCAACCTGAAGCCAGCTCGCTCTAGGCCCGTTCAGGAAATCTCGCGCGGCAGCTTCCAATCCGGCCGCGGCTCGCAAACCTCGTCCACCCGCTTGACGTGATAGCCGGCCGGCAGAATCCGGCCACCTTCCTCGTCGGCGACCGGGACGTCGGTCACCAATCCCTCGATCAAGGCGGCTTCCCACACCTCTTTCTCGGTCGGAAAGGGACTGCCGATCTGCTTGTTGCCTTCGAACAGCGCGTACATCGGTTCCGGTCCTGCGTTGATCAAGAGCAACGTATCGGCCGCACGGACGTTCCCTTCCGGCAAATTGCAACGAATGGCACGTAAAAGATGGCGCGCGTTCTGATCGGCACCTCCGGCTGGCATTACGCCTCCTGGCGAGGCCCGTTCTTTCCCGAGGGCGTGACGCTGAAGGAGCAGCTGCGCTACTACGCCGGACAGTTCGACACCACCGAGCTGAACGGCGTGTTCTACCGCACGCCGACGCCGGAAGCGGTGAAAGGGTGGCGGGAGCAGACCGGCCGCGATTTCGTCTTCGCCTGGAAGGCGTCGAAATTCATCACGCACTGGAAGCGCCTGTCGGGCCGCTCCGTCAACAGCCTCGAGCTGCTGGAGGATCGCATCTCACGGCTGGGCCGCAAGGCCGGCCCGATCCTGTTCCAGCTCCCGCCGCAATTCGAGGCGGACGCCGACCGCCTCGCCGCCTTCTTCAAGCTGTTGTCGCGGAGGCGGCGCTACAGCTTCGAATTCCGTCATCCGAGCTGGTATCAGCCGCGCATTCTGCGAATGCTGGCCGACGAGAACATCTCGCTGTGCCTGTCCGATCATCACGATGCGCCGGCACCATGGAAGCGCACGGCGGATTTCGTCTATGTGCGCGGACACGGCCCGAGCGGGCGCTATCACGGGCACTACACCAAAGCCATGCTGACGCAATGGGCGCGGCGGATCAAATCGTGGAAGCGGCAGGGCTGCGACGTCTATGTCTATTTCGACAACGACCAGAAGAGCGCGGCACCGGCCGATGCACGGGCGTTGAAGCAATTGCTGTAGCAGGCGGACGCCGGCTCGCCCCGCATAGCTCGACCTCTTGATTCCCGCCGTGGACGAAGGGAACGGACACCCGCTGCCCCGCGCGTTCCGCGCCTCGCGGCGCGCCCGTGCGCTTGACGCACGGCGTCTTGAGAGGTCTAATAGCCATTGACAACAATTGTTCGCATTCCGAACATTTTTGCTTGGACCAGAGCGGGCTCACAACACCGCGTCCGTCACCAGAGGAAACGTCAACGATGCAAGCCATCCTCAACGGCGAGAGCACGCTCATCATCACGATGATCGTCGCCTATATCGCCTTCACGTCCTGGCTCACGCTGAAACTGCGCAGCCGAACCAGCGACCAGTTCATGACTGGCGCGCGCGCAATGCCGGCCGTCGTCGTCGGCGTGCTGATGATGTCCGAATTCGTTGGCGCCAAGTCGACCGTCGGCACGGCGCAGGAGGCGTTCCAGTCGGGCATCGCGGCAGGCTGGGCCGTGCTCGGCGCCTCGATCGGCTTCTTGCTGTTCGGGCTGTTGATGGTGAAGAAGCTCTACAATTCCGGCGAATACACCATCTCGGCCGCGATTGCGCAGAAATACGGCAAGTCGACCATGCTCACGGTATCGGTGATCATGATCTACGCCCTGCTGCTGGTGAATGTCGGCAACTACGTCAGCGGGGCGGCCGCGATCGCCACCGCGCTGCATGTCAGCCTGCCTGTCGCGATGTGCGTCATCGCCGTCGTGAGCACCTTCTACTACGTGTTCGGCGGCTTGAAGGGCGTCGCCTGGGTGACGATCCTGCACAGCGCCATCAAGGTCGTCGGCATCCTCATCATCTTTGCGGTGGCGATGTCGCTGACCGGCGGGATTGCGCCGATGCGGGCCAAGCTGCCGGTGTACTATTTCAGCTGGGACGGCAAGATCGGCTTTGCGACCATCTTCGCCTGGACCTTCGGCACGGTCGGCGCGATCTTTTCGACGCAGTTCATTGTCCAGGCGATCTCCTCGACGCCGAGCGCCGACGACGCCCGCAAGGCGAC from Bradyrhizobium zhanjiangense includes these protein-coding regions:
- a CDS encoding sodium:solute symporter family protein, coding for MQAILNGESTLIITMIVAYIAFTSWLTLKLRSRTSDQFMTGARAMPAVVVGVLMMSEFVGAKSTVGTAQEAFQSGIAAGWAVLGASIGFLLFGLLMVKKLYNSGEYTISAAIAQKYGKSTMLTVSVIMIYALLLVNVGNYVSGAAAIATALHVSLPVAMCVIAVVSTFYYVFGGLKGVAWVTILHSAIKVVGILIIFAVAMSLTGGIAPMRAKLPVYYFSWDGKIGFATIFAWTFGTVGAIFSTQFIVQAISSTPSADDARKATFYAAAFCLPLGILLALIGVAAKFLYPDMNSLYALPVFLEKMPPLASAFVTTSLVASIFVSVCTVALAIASLVVRDFYVPYWKPTPERELKMTRVFSVLIGIVPLVFVFFVPEILKLSFFTRALRLSITMVAMMGFYLPLFASNRGATAGLIGAAVSTTVWYLLGNPFGIDNMYVAAVTPLIVMAIERLVLGRSPTAPATPQAAQPNALLERTST